The window CTGCCTTTGCGCTGGCGCGGATGAAGTTCTGGGGCTCGGCGACGCTCGCGACCGGGGTGTTCCTCACCTATCTCATTCCGGACAGCCTGCTGTTCATCCCGCTGTTCAAGATGTTCGCGGTAATCGGCGACTGGACCGGCATTCAGCTCATCAACCGCTGGTATGTGCTGCTGTTCATTTACCCGACGCTGACGGTGCCGTTCTGCACCTGGATCATGATCGGCTATTTCGCCTCGATCCCGAAGGAGCTCGATGAGGCCGCGATCATCGACGGCGCGAGCTGGTTCCAGACGCTGACCCGGATCTTCATCCCGGTCGCCCTGCCCGGCCTGATCGCGGCGACGATCTTTGCCTTCACCGTCTCCTGGGCCCAGTTCCTCTATCCCCTGGTGTTCACCACCTCGACCGATCAGCTTGTGCTGCCGGTCGGCATCATCACGACCCTGATCAAGGGCGACGTCTTCAACTGGGGGCAGATCATGACCGGCGCCCTGCTCGGCGCCGCGCCGCCGCTGATCATCTACGCCTTCCTGATGGACTACTACATTGCCGGCCTGACCGCCGGTGCGACAAAAGGTTGAACGCGACAAAGGTAGGATTCATGGCCGACGTCAGTTTGCGCAAGGTGGTGAAACGTTACGACGAGGTCGAGGCGGTGCGCGGCATCGACCTCGATATCGCCGACCATGAGTTCGTGGTGCTGGTCGGGCCGAGCGGCTGCGGCAAGTCGACGACGCTGCGGATGATCGCCGGCCTCGAGGACATTTCCGACGGCGATATCATGATCGGCGGCGATGTCGTC of the Bradyrhizobium quebecense genome contains:
- a CDS encoding carbohydrate ABC transporter permease, which gives rise to MSTVTIDKSGPTRKVKYGSMSRDRTWALRWSYFFLTLFAIFSLVPPLYMLITSLKGSAEISAATNPWWVYHPTLENYVQLLTSNQFLRFFWNSAWVSIIVVTITMLISVPAAFALARMKFWGSATLATGVFLTYLIPDSLLFIPLFKMFAVIGDWTGIQLINRWYVLLFIYPTLTVPFCTWIMIGYFASIPKELDEAAIIDGASWFQTLTRIFIPVALPGLIAATIFAFTVSWAQFLYPLVFTTSTDQLVLPVGIITTLIKGDVFNWGQIMTGALLGAAPPLIIYAFLMDYYIAGLTAGATKG